GCTACCTTAATGCTCATTTTTGGTGTTAAAAGTATTGAATCAAATGTCAGACTGTGAACGGTATACACTCGATCCTGCCAGAGTCCAGGTTCCTGAACTCCACACCTCCGGGCACGCCCAGTATCTCGACTCCGCCAAACTCGTCCACTCCGCACAGTATATCCTGTTCGGGATGGGTGCCGGGTGTGATATCACAACTGATGCGGGTACGGCTGCCAATAGAAACAACGATCTTGAGCCGCTTTGAGGCGGGGTGGTTCTTGGGCAGTACAATGAGCGGTGTGCCTACTTCCCTTAACATGTAAAGCACACATTTTATGCCATTGATGGTGGTATTCTGTGTATCAAAACCGGATGAGACCAGCAGGTCGTCAGGTTCGAGGCCCAGTACAATCTCCTCATCTTCAGTATCAAGGAAAAATAGGTTTCTTGTTCCGGCTTTTACAATACCGATAACTCCACTGTTACCGTGGAGCATCAGTATTTCATTGTAATTCAGGGGTATCATAAATTGATGATGTTAGCTTAATATTGGATTGTACGATCATGCAAGTTCCACATTACTGGACCGGCATGCAGGGCAAGTGACATTTTTACCAATACCCTGAAATTCATTTCCGCAATCCTTGCATTTATAGTTCTTTGCATTTAATTCATCTGCCACATCTACTCCAAATGCATCTCCTACGCTGCACATAGTTTGATCTCACCTCCGGACTGGATTATGTCATGATTATGTATGTTCAATTGGGTAGATGATATATTAACTTTTCCGAATAACCGGTATCTGTTGGTCCGTAACCTGGTTTATAAATTCATATGTTAGTTTGCACGCTATATGCAAAACCATACACGATCATATAGGTTAAACATTAATACAAATGAATTCTACTAAGTGACATAATGAGAAACAGGATTACCATTCTACCGTTTCTGTTACTGGCTGTAATGATCTTGTTTAGTGGGTGTACTGGCAACAGCACTACACAAAAATCAGAATTAGCAACAGTGAACTCGATAGAAGAAATTGATGCAATGCTTGAAAGTGCACCGGTATTTGTTGAGCTGGGACGGGGAAGAGGACTGTGTCCTTCATGTGTAGAACAAAAACCTATTCTGGAAGAACTTGCAGCAGAATATGATGGAAAAGTGCATTTTGTCTATATCGACATTGACAAGCAGCACCAACTGGCTGCAAAGTTCAATGTATACTTTATCCCTGACATGTTTGTAATAGCCAGATCGGATAATGGCACATACAAATATGTACAACATGGTACTTTGACCACGAATTCTGAACAGGCCAAGATGATAGGTTTCACACCCAAAGGTCCACTGGAAATAGCTATACTGGATGCGCTCAGGTTAAGGTAGAATTGATAATAAAAATGATTGAGAACACAACACAGTAAGCACAATTATCAATGAGTCTATTATTCCAGATCGAGAACACATTAGCATCAATAGACCTACCACTTCCCTTCCTTGCATTCCTGGCAGGTATAATCAGTATCCTCTCACCATGTATACTGCCGCTGCTACCTGCTGTACTGGCTTATTCCACTGGAAAGGGAAAGTTCAGGCCGGTTGCCATTGTGGCAGGGTTGGCACTGACATTTTCACTGCTTGGGATGACCATGGCAGCTTTCAACCAGTTATTTTTTTCATACCAGCAGTATATCAGGTTCGGGGCCGAGGTTATCATTATACTCCTCGGCATTGCAATGCTGACCGAATATACACCTGCCATTTTAAATTCAATTCCGGGTATGATAAATGTAGATCCACAAAAGGAAGGTATTGCAGGCGGTTTACTCCTGGGAATGTCGCTTGGTATTGTATGGATACCATGTACTGGTCCTATACTGGCAGCAATAATGATGGGCGTGCTTATGAAAGGGGGTATAATGTATGGCGGGTTCCTGCTTTTTATGTATTCAATGGGATTGGGAATCCCGATGTTGCTGATAGCCTATTTCATCAATGTTTCAGGTAAGAAGCTGAGCACAGTATCGCGATATGACGTGATGATCAAAAGAGGTGCGGGAGCCCTGTTGATATTAGTAGGCCTCTGGCTGGTATATTATAATCATATCGGGCCGTACTTAGAACTTATCTAAAAAATATCGAAATTACGTTATAGCAAAATATTTGATTGAAACTAGAAAATTACCTGTATCGATATCGAAATGCGTTTATAAGTTCCCATGCATTTAAATAATTTTAAAAAGATTACTGATAAGCATAACATTCTTATATAAAAAAACACTAAAATTGTTACAGAACTTTTGCCATTAAAGGGTTGGAGACAAGTTAAAAAAATAGGTGATTAATGATGGAAATTGCAGATATGTTAGATTTAGCTCAACCATATATAGGATATTTAAAAGCAATATTGATCCTGATAGTTGCTATTATTGTAATTGGTTTTATTCGCAGGTTCATTAGAGGATACTTAAGTACTACAATTTTACCTTTAGACACACAGAACCTCTTGAGAAGGACTGTTGTATACATTTTATGGTTCATTGCCATCATGTCGATCATGGCAGAACTGAATTTAGAAAAGATACTCATGCCTATCATAGGGGCGTCTGTTTTTATAGGAGCTGCTGTTGCTTTAGCTGTTAAGAATATCTTAGCTGATGCATTAGCAGGTATATTCCTCCTATTAGATAGACACTTTAATATTGGTGACCAAATCGAGACAATGAAATATAAAGGAGAGATCATTGATGTTACGCTCAGAAAAACGCGCGTTAAAATAGACGATGGAACGATTGTCGTATTGCCTAACGGAAAAATAGACTCTTCGGGATGGATGTTACATAAGAAAATGACCGAAACAGAAGGAAATTAGAATAAGAAAGAAATCAGAATAAAAAGGTTATTCTCCCTTGTATAGAAGCAATCAATCACACACATTTTTTCAAACAGTATAAATTATATGGTCGTGTTCATCCACCTTACCAGATAGGCAAATCCCCATGCATCCCGGATTTTTGGGACGACACCTCTATAATTATGCATTGGGAGAGCGAAGGGATCAAGGCAAATTCAACAAATTGATTGCAGACTGGCAATTGTGTCCGTGGGGTACACCTGAATGGATTAATTACAAGGATCAACAAAAGTCATTGAAATTGAATAAGAATGAGTATCAAAAACAAGTACATTCTCAGGTATTGCAGAACGTTCTAAGACGTGTTGAAAAATCATTTGACAAATTCTTTACTGGAGCAGGATATCCCAGGTTTCAAGGTAGAAATAGGTACGATAATTTCACATTTCCTCAGAGTGGTTTCAAGATTACCGATGAAGGAAAGCTTAAACTCTCAAAGATCGGTGAGATTAAAATAGTTCAGCATAGGCTGCGACAATCTGAAAAGAAGTTGGTTAAAGCTCAGAGAGAACTCAGTAAGAAGAAAAAGAGATCGAATAATAGGGATAAGCAGAGAGTTGAAGTAGCTAAAATTCATAGAAAAATACGTAACCAGAGAGAAGATTTCAATCATAAACTTAGTCGAGAACTAGTTAATAATTACGATACAATTGTATTTGAGGATTTACAAATCAAAAATATGGTGAAGAACCATAATCTTGCGAAGAGTATATCAGATGCAGGATGGAGCCAACTAATTCAATTCACAACTTACAAAGCAGAATATGCTGGTAGGATCGTGGATTTGGTTAATCCAAGAAATACCTCAAAGACCTGCTCCATTTGTGGTCATATTCAATCCATGTCGTTATCAGAACGGACATATAAATGTCTTTGTGGCAATTTAATGGACCGTGATCATAATGCAGCAATCAACATACTAAATCGAGCTGTAGGGACTACAGTTCAAGATTGTGGAGGCCACCTCAATAGAGAGCCTACGAAACAAGAAGCCCCATCCGTAAGGGTGGGGTAGTTCACCAAGTTAATATTTTATAATAGGCGCATAATAGATGTGACATAAAATAATATTGCAAGGTATATTCATCTTAATGAAAAAAGGACGTACAACTCAATGTTAAAGAAAAAATCAGTTTTATTCATCAGTGCATTTGTCATTCTGGCACTATTATTCTCATTTTCCACAGCATCAGCCTTTCCGGATTACGCAATTAATGGAAGCAATAATACTTCAACTCTGGAAGTCACAACATCTTCATACGGGGCAAATGTTGTAATTATCCAGCATCTTATTGAGGTTGACCAGGTAACCTATCCCGGGTATTTCAGAGTAGTCGAAACCATGATCTACAAGAATCTCGGGACAGAAAACTATTCAGGCCCTGTCTATACTTACGTACAGGATGGTGCTTTCAATATTGCTGTGACAAAGACGGAGATGGCAGCGGATGGAGGCAGAACCACCATCGAGGCCTCCCTGGTCAGTGAAAATGTTGTAGGATGGAATGACATCATTTTGTCTGGAACCGGTATGGCTCCCATGTACCAGATTGAATATATGGTTCCGGCAGAACCAACAGGGAAAACGACTGAATCGGTTACCTTTACAAAGAAATTGAAATATCCGACAGACGTTAATTATGTTTATATGCCCATCACTGGCATGCCAGCCCTGGTCGTCAAACTGGAAAAATCTGATGGAATGAAGACTACTGTACTGGATTATGATGGGTATATAATAAATGCTGATCTTTTTGAGGAAAGTGGAAATTCAGAAACTTACAATTGGTTCCAGCCTCTGTTTGTTGAAATTTCATTTGAGTTAAGTAAATCAAATCCGGCCGGGTCTGATATTACCCTGTACATGATTATTCTGCTTGTAATTATTGCAGTGATCAGTTATGCGGTACTGAGAGGTAAGAGTCCGGCAATCAAAGGACTGGAAGATAAACTGGGAAGTGTCCTGCCAAAAAAACAGGATGAAGATATATATCTGGAAGAGGAAGAATTCGAGGACGATGAAGACGTAGAAGATGATTTGGAATCAGATGATGATGAATATGAGGGAGATGAAGAAATAGAAGAGGAACTGGAAGCAGAAGAGGATGAAGTCGAAAAAGAAACATCCAGACAACCATCTCTTGAAACTAATGATATTGATAATCTCAGTCTCGATGAACTTCAAACTACCAAACAGGCTATAATCAATGTGCTTCTTCAAGTGGATGAAGACCATGTCAGTGGTATCATATCTGAGGACAAGTATAACGACATCAGGGACAATTACAAGGAAAAAGCAAAGAGTATTATGGTCCGGATAGATATGCTTGAAAACGAGGATTGAATATTATATCGTCTGTACCAGATACAGACGGTTTTTTCAATCTTTCATTTTCGTTTTATATTCATACTTTGGCTTAACCTTATTTTAATTCATTTCGATTTAGCTATTTTCATTTCCCTGACCCGAACACCTTTTTGAACAATCCGCCACCTTCCCGTTTCTGGGTAGGGGTCTCCTTACGTTGAGCTGGCCTTTGGGTTTGTTCTGGCATAATCCTGGATGGCTTTGCCGGTGCTCTATGATGGGCGGCAGCCGATTTTGATATAGTCACAGACTCCCCGCCATGTTTGCTCTTGCGCACCCTGATATCCACCAGCACCGGGCGCTCGATATCATTAGATACCAACATGGCCACCCCTGGCGGCAGCCTCTTGAGTTCCTCCTCCACCTCGCTACTGATACCTTCCAGCCCCTTGCTAATGGCCTTCAGGTCATTTGGATTCGTCACCTTCATGATGATCTGGGTATTGCACTGGCTCAGTACATTCTTATCGATACGTGCAGGCCGCTGGCTGATAACCATCATGCCCAGCCCGAACTTGCGGCCTTCCGAAGCGATCGTACGCAAAATCTCAGTGCTTACAGTCTTATCAAAACCCCTTTCAGGACAGAAGTTATGCGCCTCCTCTATCACCAGCATGCCAGGCGGGACCTTCCCCATCTTCCTGGCCTCGAACAGATCGCTGCACAGCTTTGCCACTATCATACCCTGAAGCTGGGGGGATACCCCCTTCATATCAATGATAGATGCCCGTCCCGGGGTGAACAACTCTTCGATAGTAGTAGGGTGGTCAGAAAGGATATCAGCCTCGCGCAGGGATTCCAGGGATGAAATAACGTTCCATTTAAGTTTACTCTTGTTGTCCCCAACCTCGAATATGATATCATCCAGGGCATAGAACTCCTTTTCTGCCTTGATCTTGGAAATAGCCTCATACAACAGTCCTTGATGGTTATTGGATTTCTCATCCGGAAGTATCTGCATCAGATCCTTTGCACTCAGGTTCATGCCATCCAGCCGAAACACATTATCAGCATCTTTGTTCAGCACTTTATTTGCAGGCGTATACACTGTGACCTGTGACGCGTACCCCCTGGGAGATATGCCGAATTTACTATACAGGTCCCTGGCATCATCAGTGCCTGGTTCTTTCAATGAACTGTATTCCCCGTGAGGGTCAATAATAAGCAGTGGAATATCCCGTTCCAGTATCTCCTCCAGGATGACACCTGCCGTATATGATTTACCGCTACCGGTTTTGGCTAGGATACTACAGTGTTTCTGGATGAGGCTGTTCATTCCAAGGTATACTTTGATGTCATGGCCTTCCAGCAGCCCCATATTCACCTCACCGTGGGACAGACCCAGGGTGGAACGTATCAGGTCATGGTCCGCTATAAACACCTTATCCCCGGGTGAGAACGGGGTCCTGGGTGACCTTAACAATCCGTCTTTGTCACGCCCTCCGATCACCATGGCTTCGGCCACCAGTTTAATGTCCGGGATCTCCATCTTTGCGCCTCCTGCAGCATCGGCGGCCTGGTCCAGCTTAAAATCATCACTGCTGCGGGTCATTGACATGACCTGTGCCAGTGTCCAGCCGTCACTTTCATGCCAGACCTTTACATAATCGGTACGCTTAACCAGAGTGCTATCTGGTACAGCGAACATGAAATCGTGAGTTCCGGTCTTGCCGAAGATAACTCCTACAGAATCCCTTGCCATTTTTGTTCATCCCCTTATAGATATTGCGAATATTTATTCATACATCCTGAAATGCTATTAATTCTATCGGTAGACTTATATTTGAAGTTTATTAAAGAATATATACAGTTGGATATTTCGTTTAACCCACGTTTGCCTTAAGTTAAGAACAGTTATGTGATTTTAACTATGACATTTGATATGCAATCAAATCTTATGGAACTATTATTTGGTTCTTATCCCGAATCATAATATATCTACCATGCTCTATAGTGTTCCAGATGAGTACTGTAAGGAAGATATTCCTGACCAGACCTTGTATAGTAGACGCATCTTTATTTATCGCAGAATCCAGTTTTGGCAGTGGCCTTGATATGGATATCGTGTGCAGTATCCTTAAAGAGTTGGAAATACCTGAGATGCGCTGCTCTGCCAAATTAGGGGTGGCAAGGTTCAGGCTCAATGACTGGAATGTCATGATTTACAGAAACGGCCATATCGATATACGAAGAATAAAAGATGTAGATGATGCCGCCAAGGCAATTGAGATGGTCGGGATTATGCTGAAAGATGGATTTACCGGTTAGGTTTACCGGTACATCCTTTTTGACATCTCTTCCACTGTATTGTTGGTTTTATTGAGAACTACATTGAGTTTTCGATCCAGGTTTTCTTCTACGCTCTGGATGTTTATCCTGAGTGCCCGTTCATTTGATTCTATTATAGATTCGATCCGTCTTAACCTGATATCCACAGATAGTATCATTGCAGCCAGGGCACCAATCAGCACCATTGCAGCAAGTACAATTACAGCATCAGCTGAATGATTCGTTGAGGCGAATCTTGTCATCCACTTGTATGTTAATACAAATGAGGACATAATCATTACTATTGAGAAAATAATATCCCGTGCTTCCATCCTCTCGTCACCTCCGCAAGGTATAACAATCATATGTATCGTAACATATATTAAACCTTTACAAAAGGAACCGCGTAGTTAATGGTATTATTAAATTATCAACACAGCTTTTTAGTTACGAACAGCAATATACAATTGATCGGCATCCTTATACATCCTTATACATCCCCATGCATCACCATGCATCACCATGCATCACCATGCATCCTCTGCGCCCCCATTATCACCATGTTAAAAATTGCCTTGTAATGGAGGTCTGGCAGCTTATTTAATATAGAATAAGTATTTAAGGAGCACTACGTAAAAAAAACCATAACATTATTAATGGATATTATTGTTTTGAGTTATTATAGTTTTAAATAAAATCGTTTTGAGGATTTGATATGAAAAAAATCTTATTGGTAGGTGGAGGAGGGCGCGAACACGCCATT
The sequence above is drawn from the ANME-2 cluster archaeon genome and encodes:
- a CDS encoding cytochrome c biogenesis protein CcdA, which translates into the protein MSLLFQIENTLASIDLPLPFLAFLAGIISILSPCILPLLPAVLAYSTGKGKFRPVAIVAGLALTFSLLGMTMAAFNQLFFSYQQYIRFGAEVIIILLGIAMLTEYTPAILNSIPGMINVDPQKEGIAGGLLLGMSLGIVWIPCTGPILAAIMMGVLMKGGIMYGGFLLFMYSMGLGIPMLLIAYFINVSGKKLSTVSRYDVMIKRGAGALLILVGLWLVYYNHIGPYLELI
- a CDS encoding mechanosensitive ion channel; this translates as MEIADMLDLAQPYIGYLKAILILIVAIIVIGFIRRFIRGYLSTTILPLDTQNLLRRTVVYILWFIAIMSIMAELNLEKILMPIIGASVFIGAAVALAVKNILADALAGIFLLLDRHFNIGDQIETMKYKGEIIDVTLRKTRVKIDDGTIVVLPNGKIDSSGWMLHKKMTETEGN
- a CDS encoding DUF87 domain-containing protein — encoded protein: MARDSVGVIFGKTGTHDFMFAVPDSTLVKRTDYVKVWHESDGWTLAQVMSMTRSSDDFKLDQAADAAGGAKMEIPDIKLVAEAMVIGGRDKDGLLRSPRTPFSPGDKVFIADHDLIRSTLGLSHGEVNMGLLEGHDIKVYLGMNSLIQKHCSILAKTGSGKSYTAGVILEEILERDIPLLIIDPHGEYSSLKEPGTDDARDLYSKFGISPRGYASQVTVYTPANKVLNKDADNVFRLDGMNLSAKDLMQILPDEKSNNHQGLLYEAISKIKAEKEFYALDDIIFEVGDNKSKLKWNVISSLESLREADILSDHPTTIEELFTPGRASIIDMKGVSPQLQGMIVAKLCSDLFEARKMGKVPPGMLVIEEAHNFCPERGFDKTVSTEILRTIASEGRKFGLGMMVISQRPARIDKNVLSQCNTQIIMKVTNPNDLKAISKGLEGISSEVEEELKRLPPGVAMLVSNDIERPVLVDIRVRKSKHGGESVTISKSAAAHHRAPAKPSRIMPEQTQRPAQRKETPTQKREGGGLFKKVFGSGK
- a CDS encoding thioredoxin family protein encodes the protein MRNRITILPFLLLAVMILFSGCTGNSTTQKSELATVNSIEEIDAMLESAPVFVELGRGRGLCPSCVEQKPILEELAAEYDGKVHFVYIDIDKQHQLAAKFNVYFIPDMFVIARSDNGTYKYVQHGTLTTNSEQAKMIGFTPKGPLEIAILDALRLR
- the tnpB gene encoding IS200/IS605 family element transposase accessory protein TnpB — translated: MNKNEYQKQVHSQVLQNVLRRVEKSFDKFFTGAGYPRFQGRNRYDNFTFPQSGFKITDEGKLKLSKIGEIKIVQHRLRQSEKKLVKAQRELSKKKKRSNNRDKQRVEVAKIHRKIRNQREDFNHKLSRELVNNYDTIVFEDLQIKNMVKNHNLAKSISDAGWSQLIQFTTYKAEYAGRIVDLVNPRNTSKTCSICGHIQSMSLSERTYKCLCGNLMDRDHNAAINILNRAVGTTVQDCGGHLNREPTKQEAPSVRVG
- a CDS encoding zinc ribbon domain-containing protein codes for the protein MCSVGDAFGVDVADELNAKNYKCKDCGNEFQGIGKNVTCPACRSSNVELA